The Alnus glutinosa chromosome 7, dhAlnGlut1.1, whole genome shotgun sequence genome includes a region encoding these proteins:
- the LOC133872958 gene encoding UDP-glucuronic acid decarboxylase 1: MKQLHKQSVNHRRDEENPLGLSSTPPYSPKTFKHPRSLPRSLSYLLKEQRLLFILVGILIGSTFFILQPTLSHLGPSEPNSSSSSSISIPRFSTSLAHQDQASATYPRTHAKVGRVPAGIGRRRSRIVVTGGAGFVGSHLVDKLLDRGDDVIVIDNFFTGRKENLVHRFGDPRFELIRHDVVEPILLEADQIYHLACPASPVHYKYNPVKTIISFSNFFTVTNVMGTLNMLGLAKRIGARFLLTSTSEVYGDPLEHPQKETYWGNVNPIGERSCYDEGKRTAETLTMDYHRGAGVEVRIARIFNTYGPRMCLDDGRVVSNFVAQAIRKEPLTVYGDGKQTRSFQYVTDLVDGLVALMESEHVGPFNMGNPGEFTMLELAEVVKETIDSSATIEFRPNTADDPHMRKPDISKAKELLNWEPKVSLREGLPRMVGDFRNRILNEDEGKGL; encoded by the exons ATGAAACAGTTGCACAAGCAGAGCGTGAACCACCGCCGAGACGAAGAGAACCCCTTAGGGTTAAGTTCAACCCCCCCATACTCGCCCAAAACCTTCAAGCATCCAAGATCGCTTCCTAGATCCCTCAGCTACCTCTTGAAAGAGCAGAGGCTTCTCTTCATCCTTGTCGGCATTCTCATCGGCTCCACATTCTTCATCCTCCAGCCTACCCTCTCCCACCTCGGCCCATCTGAGCCCaattcctcctcctcctcctccatctCCATCCCACGCTTTTCCACCTCCTTGGCCCATCAAGACCAGGCCTCGGCCACATACCCAAGGACTCACGCCAAGGTCGGGCGGGTCCCAGCCGGGATCGGACGGCGGAGATCGAGGATCGTGGTCACCGGTGGGGCGGGTTTCGTCGGCAGCCACCTCGTTGACAAGCTTCTCGATAGAGGGGACGATGTCATCGTCATTGACAATTTCTTCACCGGTAGGAAGGAGAACTTGGTGCACCGATTTGGGGACCCCAGGTTCGAGCTCATCCGACACGACGTCGTCGAGCCGATTCTTCTGGAGGCGGATCAGATCTACCACTTGGCTTGCCCTGCCTCGCCGGTTCATTACAAGTATAATCCCGTCAAGACCATCATATCCTTCTCAAATTTCTTCACAGtt ACTAATGTGATGGGTACCCTGAATATGTTGGGTCTGGCCAAGAGAATTGGAGCGAGGTTTTTGCTCACGAGTACGAGTGAGGTTTACGGAGACCCACTTGAGCATCCCCAGAAAGAGACTTATTGGGGAAACGTGAATCCGATAG GTGAGAGGAGCTGCTACGATGAAGGAAAGCGGACAGCGGAAACCCTGACAATGGATTATCATCGAGGTGCAGGTGTTGAG GTTCGTATTGCTCGCATTTTTAACACATATGGACCTCGTATGTGTTTAGATGATGGACGTGTTGTTAGCAATTTTGTTGCTCAG GCCATCCGCAAAGAGCCTTTGACAGTATATGGTGATGGGAAACAGACGCGAAGCTTCCAATATGTCACTGACTTG GTTGACGGACTGGTAGCATTAATGGAAAGCGAGCATGTGGGGCCTTTCAATATGGGTAACCCAGGGGAGTTCACTATGCTTGAGCTTGCAGAG GTTGTAAAAGAAACAATTGATTCAAGTGCCACAATAGAATTCAGACCAAATACTGCTGATGATCCACATATGAGGAAACCGGATATAAGCAAAGCAAAGGAGCTGCTGAACTGGGAGCCAAAAGTATCGCTTAGAGAGGGACTGCCGCGTATGGTGGGTGATTTCCGTAACCGT